TGGTATACCCATAGTTTGTTCCATAACTTCCTGAACTATACCCAGGGTTGGGCTGCGCTGCTGCTGGTGAAGAGTAGCTGTTACTCTGATATGAACTAGGAAAgagtaaatacatatttaatagaaGTAATATGTATAacacaataataaattataacacaAATCAATTTCAGTACAGTGGTTATCTGCATTTATGTATAAGACGGCACATTCCTATCAAGAATTCTGGATCATCATTTTAACAGTTAATAAGTCTAATTCTAGTgcagaatataaaaaaaaattagaaattaaCTATTAACATATATACCTGGGTGCATTGTAGGATTGTTGAGCGTAAGGGTCTGCAGGAGGCTGTTCGTAAGGTTGGTATCCCGTATGCCTGCAAACATGGCAATTTGGTTACAAAATGTTGTGAAATATTAATTCTATCAACAGTAACAATCATGCGTCAGTTATAAAAGAAGCGTCATGTATGTATCAGACGGCACATTCCTATCAAGAATTTCTGGATCATCATATCAATTCCGTAcatggcgggaagaagttgataactcgcgggaaaaaatggaagaaatttgaaccttatgcaatttcattttaagttcaaatttcttcaataaaatatctcgagttatcaacttcttcccgccatgTACTGAATTAttcctacaaaaaaaaaccttgaTATACTTTGAATAGTAAAATGAATACGTACGATGGGGGTCCATATCCATTGGAAGGTGGAGCATTATGAGATGGTGCTTGTTGATAACCACCTTGTGGAGCGGGGCGGCCACCGCCTCCACGTGGCCCGTCGAATCTAGAAATACACAACACTATTACCCaatacaatattaataatatgatAATATATCATACTCTTAGTCTTatggaataagtttttgtcaaaaattttatttttggtacaagcttttatcgctgactgtacttttcttatgacagacaactaatactcatcgaggcaattctaaaaacccctaacacagttaggttgcgttgtttcatcacagagttcctatggccacctcctgtctccatcatcagatcagctcgatggtaccataatattgcattgtcacccgacttacatgtgtatgcaaaatttcagctcaatcggaaaccgggaagtgaatcaaatttaacttgcaagattccattacatagttaaatacaggtcgacctaataaaagcttgttaaaaagagaACAAGTTCTTGACAAAATTGAATCCTAAATGAGATTTTACCACAGTATGACCACAGCTACTTTACCTTCGCTGCAGCCAGTAATTAACCATACTTTGCATGCCCCTACCTTGCaatgataaattaataaatttttcgAGTCCTAACCTTCCACGTTTCGGGGGTCCTCCCGGGCCTCCATGTGGTGGGCCTGCGCCCCTTTTGAAAGGTGCACCTCCCTGCGGTTGGCCTTGTGGTGGGCCTCCAGGAGCCTGATGTGGTGCTGGAGCTGATCGCTGCTGCATGGGCGGGCCTCCAGGAGCTGCTCCAGGCCCGTGAGGTCCTGGACCTCCTGGCCCACCAGGTGGGCCGCCTGGGCCATGTCCTCTACCTCCACGTCCTCCTTTATAAATTAACACCATAATATTTAACATTGACcataaatgtaaattataatctTAGAactaagacgaaagtggaggacaCGTGCAAATTCACCTCATTTTCCTTGCTGGATAAGTGGATATTAACATATTGAAAAAATTTTGACACAATTAGTTGtgtatatcaaccacagctCCGCCCCTACGTTTGTTTTGTCCGACTACTTGGTTTGTCATGGACATCTATCATTTAGAGCCTCATGTAAACAAGCAAAACGAAGtatttggtcaaaaatcaacaAAAAAGTCAGAATGATGGACTACTAGTACACTCTTGCCACAAAGATTGATTCCGATAGAAAAGTTTTATTTGGTTATTTTAAGTACCATAAAACCAGTTTATGAGTGACCTAGGAGACGATAAACATGGTAATGGCAACAAGAAAGGATGGATTCACCCATAACATTTACCTCTCATGCCCATTCCACCTCTGCCACCGCCACGATCATTGCGCGGGCCAAAATCACCACGGCCTCTGCCACCTCTTCCTCTCATGCCGCCCGGTCCACCTCTGTTAAATCCTCCTCCTACATAgagaacataaaaatatcagtaACTCTATAAAGTGCAAGTCAACCCATTAAAATGTTTAATTGCTTGGTGCAATGCCGTTACTCAGGTACacaaataaaactttttaatGAAACCAGATCACATAAAGCATTAGGTatgttttgttgttatagttcgttgtttttagcattagaaataaggtaaacaatcttgatgtgtcttttaattgaaaaacacattttaaaaataagtaacggtaaatatgtaaaggcccgtctccatattgcgcggcaaactatcgaacattggctcgcgaggcagccgcacACAATGGATACCGGAtgggctcgcgagccaactcgatcagaTCGCGGTGGCTCGCGAGtcaacccggtatccattgcgcgcggctgcctcgcgagccaatgttcgatagtttgccgcgcaatatggagacgggccttaacaattatgaatctaatacgatcttttatagtcttctgctttcataagtaaaaaaaaacgaactataggttagCACTAACAACAAAACATAGAACTATAGTTATTATCCCTACGACAGGATGAAAATACATACTTTGTGGAGGAGCCCCTCTGGTCTCAATAGTAGGCACAGGATGAGGGCCTGGCCCCTGGGGTCCAGAAGAGAAATTGCGGCCTCCTCTatcaccgccgccgccgcgcatcGGCCCGCCGCGGAAACCACGCGGTCCTCCGCGCATAGCCGGACCGCCCCGCGGCGGTCCGCCCATAGGCCCGCCGCGTCCTCTCATTCCGCCACCGCTAAAGTATACtctttattattaataagtacTAATTGGTACAATTAAAACTTACAAATTCCACTGCAAATTAATGTTAAGTAAATTAGTAAATAGCCGAATGAAGTTGAATGAACTAACGTGGTAAAATTATAAAGTGTTCAACtgtcataaaaaataatttaaaacttattttagtaCAGATATATAGATAATTACCGTCCACGCATATCGAAGCCACCCCGGCCGCGTTGATTAGGGCCTCCTGGCGGACCACCACGTCCTCCGCCACGAAATCCTCGCCCAGGCCCATCCATGGTTAGATTTTACGAgaaatgttataaaatatttattggtaataatattatacctattttgCTATGAACTAGTGTTAAAAAGGTGCAAAActttacaaataatttttttttactaaattaaTCTGCTTGCCTTGCCGAGCGCGTCGCTGTAGAAAAAGAGTGAATGGACGCGACGCTTGTCGTTCGCCATTTTATTAATCATTCACTCTTTTATCCGTTTCCGTTCTCTAGACACGTCATTGGTTTATAGCGTCATGTTGGTATTAAAAAGAAACTCTATGGTAAATTCTAAAAGCCCCTCCAGACGGAACGATAAAATTAACAATTTGATTTTTAAACATTAGCGTCTGATTAGCGTCAATCTCATCTGGGCTTAGCGTACACAATTTCATAGTGGAATCGGCGAGTCAATTCCAAAGAGAATAATCACTACAACGTGTCAAGgtgattttgaacacctcgcccgctta
This genomic window from Cydia amplana chromosome Z, ilCydAmpl1.1, whole genome shotgun sequence contains:
- the LOC134661506 gene encoding collagen alpha-1(III) chain-like isoform X3 is translated as MDGPGRGFRGGGRGGPPGGPNQRGRGGFDMRGRGGGMRGRGGPMGGPPRGGPAMRGGPRGFRGGPMRGGGGDRGGRNFSSGPQGPGPHPVPTIETRGAPPQRGGFNRGGPGGMRGRGGRGRGDFGPRNDRGGGRGGMGMRGGRGGRGHGPGGPPAPAPHQAPGGPPQGQPQGGAPFKRGAGPPHGGPGGPPKRGRFDGPRGGGGRPAPQGGYQQAPSHNAPPSNGYGPPSHTGYQPYEQPPADPYAQQSYNAPSSYQSNSYSSPAAAQPNPGYSSGSYGTNYGYTTGQGGYDDGYGGGNAGGAGDAGYGAAEAAYGGGPAPAYDSYSQPAYNSYQQPQPHYDNNYGSW
- the LOC134661506 gene encoding collagen alpha-1(III) chain-like isoform X1, encoding MDGPGRGFRGGGRGGPPGGPNQRGRGGFDMRGRGGGMRGRGGPMGGPPRGGPAMRGGPRGFRGGPMRGGGGDRGGRNFSSGPQGPGPHPVPTIETRGAPPQRGGFNRGGPGGMRGRGGRGRGDFGPRNDRGGGRGGMGMRGGRGGRGHGPGGPPGGPGGPGPHGPGAAPGGPPMQQRSAPAPHQAPGGPPQGQPQGGAPFKRGAGPPHGGPGGPPKRGRFDGPRGGGGRPAPQGGYQQAPSHNAPPSNGYGPPSHTGYQPYEQPPADPYAQQSYNAPSSYQSNSYSSPAAAQPNPGYSSGSYGTNYGYTTGQGGYDDGYGGGNAGGAGDAGYGAAEAAYGGGPAPAYDSYSQPAYNSYQQPQPHYDNNYGKY
- the LOC134661506 gene encoding collagen alpha-1(III) chain-like isoform X2, with protein sequence MDGPGRGFRGGGRGGPPGGPNQRGRGGFDMRGRGGGMRGRGGPMGGPPRGGPAMRGGPRGFRGGPMRGGGGDRGGRNFSSGPQGPGPHPVPTIETRGAPPQRGGFNRGGPGGMRGRGGRGRGDFGPRNDRGGGRGGMGMRGGRGGRGHGPGGPPGGPGGPGPHGPGAAPGGPPMQQRSAPAPHQAPGGPPQGQPQGGAPFKRGAGPPHGGPGGPPKRGRFDGPRGGGGRPAPQGGYQQAPSHNAPPSNGYGPPSHTGYQPYEQPPADPYAQQSYNAPSSYQSNSYSSPAAAQPNPGYSSGSYGTNYGYTTGQGGYDDGYGGGNAGGAGDAGYGAAEAAYGGGPAPAYDSYSQPAYNSYQQPQPHYDNNYGSW